Proteins encoded together in one Amblyomma americanum isolate KBUSLIRL-KWMA chromosome 1, ASM5285725v1, whole genome shotgun sequence window:
- the LOC144098390 gene encoding uncharacterized protein LOC144098390: MPSFCAAFGCANTGGRDDVVFHTFPKDRKISARWVTAVKRKNFVPTKSTVLCSDHFRDSDYHRSLGTMRALGISIKSARLKPGVVPSVFPHNRSTSRPPRAALAKRKRREVLEQLLENLAPQEAAASLPPSPSEALVAESVAEADDVANNVPDTTDKSFQVVVRPPTLCKGLQAKVKAPKTSRKTQTQPQGVSVGVQVGSFLVDAATQVNFMVEPYEEDDSLTDCEPEPEHHDDCSPDSDSWHECDNCDGHLCSQQQSAIGDSERGIVLVQKKHLKALFEVCHTCLAPCTCSIRCEGTLIEIHAWCPSRHQLCWKNQDVVRQQPVLNLQLCAALLFSGNNPTASSRMLSSIGVEVVTDRTFFNIQKIHLWPAIDRVWRQHQEQLLKDVRGKEVALAGDGRADSPGFSAKFGTYSLLDVQNNKLLHFELVQSNEAGGSCYMELEGLKRGLQFLEYQGITVIALVTDRHIQIKAHMRRERPGIQHKFDVWHVAKGVFKKVTAISKRRDCKDLQLWAKSIQNHLYWSAASSHGHSDHTVPKWLSLLNHIRDVHVHNDALFPACIHDKPECRMWLKKESKAFEKLNNIATSKVLLADMPKLSTKHQTYGLETFHSLLLHFAPKNCQYSYLGMKARTQLAVMHYNENCARSQACRLNGAARWNLKYPKATGGKATACPVKEQTTYGYAQTLLNMVMVEASRASEAKKTALMQTPPPLSSQFSRVPKE, translated from the exons ATGCCTTCGTTTTGCGCAGCGTTCGGTTGCGCGAACACTGGCGGCCGAGACGACGTGGTGTTCCACACGTTCCCAAAGGACAGGAAAATTTCTGCGCGGTGGGTGACTGCCGTGAAAAGGAAAAACTTCGTGCCTACGAAATCAACTGTGTTGTGCTCCGACCATTTCCGTGACAGTGACTATCATCGAAGCTTGGGAACGATGCGGGCACTCGGTATTTCAATTAAATCGGCGCGACTGAAACCCGGAGTCGTTCCGTCAGTGTTCCCACACAACAGAAGCACTTCGCGACCTCCAAGAGCGGCCTTAGCCAAAAGAAAGCGGCGTGAG GTCCTTGAACAGCTGCTCGAAAACCTAGCTCCTCAAGAAGCTGCCGCATCACTACCACCATCCCCAAGCGAAGCACTTGTAGCAGAAAGTGTGGCAGAGGCAGATGATGTTGCAAATAATGTTCCTGACACTACTGACAAAAGCTTCCAAGTTGTGGTGCGGCCACCAACACTCTGCAAAGGATTGCAAGCAAAAGTGAAAGCACCGAAAACATCACGAAAAACGCAGACACAGCCTCAAGGTGTTTCAGTCG GTGTCCAGGTTGGGAGCTTCCTGGTGGATGCAGCTACCCAAGTGAATTTTATGGTAGAGCCATACGAAGAGGATGACAGCCTTACTGATTGTGAGCCTGAGCCCGAACATCACGACGACTGTAGCCCTGACAGTGACTCCTGGCACGA GTGTGACAATTGTGATGGGCACCTATGTTCGCAGCAGCAGTCGGCCATAGGTGATTCTGAGAGaggaatagttttagttcagaaAAAGCACCTGAAAGCATTGTTTGAAGTTTGCCACACGTGCCTTGCACCTTGCACATGCAGCATTCGCTGCGAAGGAACTCTGATTGAAATACATGCTTGGTGTCCTTCAAGGCACCAACTGTGCTGGAAAAATCAGGATGTTGTGAGACAACAGCCAGTATTAAACTTGCAACTTTGTGCTGCCCTTTTATTTTCAGGCAATAACCCCACTGCATCTTCGAGAATGTTGTCATCAATTGGTGTTGAGGTAGTCACCGACAGAACATTCTTCAACATTCAGAAGATCCATCTTTGGCCTGCAATCGACAGA GTTTGGAGGCAGCATCAAGAGCAGTTGTTGAAGGATGTCAGGGGCAAAGAAGTCGCCCTTGCCGGGGATGGGCGAGCCGATTCACCTGGCTTCAGTGCTAAATTTGGCACATATTCTTTGTTGGACGTCCAAAACAACAAATTGCTCCACTTCGAGCTTGTCCAG TCCAATGAAGCAGGAGGCAGTTGCTACATGGAACTAGAAGGCCTCAAACGTGGCCTGCAATTTCTTGAATACCAAGGCATCACTGTGATAGCTCTTGTGACAGACCGACATATTCAGATCAAGGCGCACATGCGAAGAGAAAGACCAGGCATCCAGCACAAGTTTGACGTTTGGCATGTTGCAAAAG GTGTCTTCAAGAAAGTGACTGCTATATCTAAGAGGCGTGATTGCAAGGACCTGCAGCTTTGGGCTAAGTCCATTCAGAACCATCTATACTGGTCAGCTGCATCCAGCCACGGCCACAGTGACCACACTGTTCCCAAATGGTTATCGCTTCTCAACCACATTAGGGATGTGCATGTGCACAATGATGCACTGTTTCCAGCCTGCATCCATGACAAGCCTGAGTGCCGGATGTGGCTCAAAAAGG AATCGAAAGCATTTGAAAAGCTAAACAACATAGCTACCTCAAAGGTCCTATTGGCAGACATGCCGAAGCTATCAACTAAACACCAGACGTACGGTCTGGAAACGTTTCATAGCCTTTTATTGCATTTTGCCCCAAAGAACTGCCAGTACTCATACCTTGGTATGAAGGCAAG AACCCAGTTGGCCGTCATGCATTACAATGAAAACTGTGCACGAAGCCAAGCCTGCCGACTGAACGGTGCAGCCCGTTGGAACTTGAAATACCCAAAGGCCACAGGAGGAAAAGCAACTGCTTGCCCTGTAAAGGAACAAACAACATATG GGTACGCACAGACACTTCTGAACATGGTCATGGTAGAGGCAAGCAGGGCATCAGAGGCCAAGAAGACTGCACTCATGCAGACCCCACCACCGCTGAGCAGTCAGTTTTCAAGGGTACCAAAGGAATAA